The following is a genomic window from Thermodesulfobacteriota bacterium.
GCGGAGCGGGGCGGGGAATGGAAGGGGGAGCTTTCCGCCGCCGCGATCGACCTCGAAGGGCGGGTCCTGCGGGTCCCGGGCGCGGTGACGCTGACTGGTCCCGGCCTCTCCCTCGCCGGGAGGAACCTCGTGTGGAACTGGACGGACGGCAGGATCACGATGGATGCGCCGGCGAGCCGCATCGCGCCGGCGTCGCTTCCGAAGCGGAAAGGATGAGGCCGATGGCGGGCCGATGGATCCTCGCGCTGCTCCTGGTCGCCGCGGCCGCGGGCGGCGCCCTCGGGCAGGATAAGAGGGCGCTTTCCGCCCAGGAGGCGGGCGCGCGTCCGATCGAGGTGACGGCGGACCGTCTCCGGGCGGACGGAAAGGGCGACTCGGTGACCTTCGAGGGGAACGTGGTTGCGCGGCAGGGTGACGTCACGATGTTTTCGGAACGCCTGTTCGCCGAGTACTCCCGGCAGACGCGGTCCATCGAGCGGATCGAGGCGGAGGGAGGGGTCCGGTTCGTCCAGGAAGGCAGGGAGGCCCGGGCGGCGCGGGCGACGCTCTACAACATGGAGCAGCGGGTCGTGTTCTCGGGCGGGGCGGTCCTAAAGCAGGGGGAAAACACCATCCAGGGGGAGACGATCACCGTCTATCTCGAGGAGAACCGGGCCGAGGTGACGGGCTCGAAGGAGGGCGGGCGCGTCCGGGCCGTGATCAATCCCAAGGGGATCCGCGAGGTTCCGAAGCCGTGACGAACGGGACCGACGCGCAGGGGCATCCTTCCCGCCGCCGCGAGGACCGGGCGGGGAAATCCCTTTCCGTTTCGGATCTCCACAAGAAGTACCGCCGGAGGGAAGTCGTGCGGGGGGTGTCGCTCGGGGCGGCCCCCGGGGAGGTGGTCGGCCTGCTCGGCCCCAACGGCGCGGGGAAGACGACCATCTTCTACATGATGGTGGGGCTGGTCCGGCCCGACTCGGGAGAGGTGACGCTGAACGGCATCGGGGTGACGGAGCTGCCGATGCACCGGAGGGCGCGGATGGGGTTGGGGTACCTCCCGCAGGAGCCGTCCGTCTTCCGGAAGCTCTCCGTACGGGACAACATCATGGTGTTCCTCGAGGAGGCGGCCCTCTCGCGGGGAGAGCGCGCGGAACGGCTGGAGTCGCTCCTGCGGGACATGCGGATCGCCCACGTGGCGGACACCATGGGGTACGCCCTCTCCGGCGGGGAGCGGCGCCGGGTGGAGATCGCCCGGGCGCTGGTGCTGTCGCCCGATTTCCTCCTTCTCGACGAGCCCTTCGCCGGGATCGACCCGATCTCGGTCGCCGACCTCCAACAGGTCATCCTGAGATTAAAAGAACGCGGCATCGGGGTTATAATAACGGATCATAACGTGCGCGACACCTTGAAGGTCTGCGACCGGGCGTACATCATCTCCGAGGGGCGGATCCTTCTTTCCGGAACCCCCGGGGAAATCGCGGCTTCCGAACGGGTTCGCGAGATCTACCTGGGGGACGGCTTCTCCCTCTGACGACGGAAAAGGACCCGGATGGCGCTTGAACTACGACAATCGCTGAAGCTCACGCAGCAGCTGGTGATGACCCCCCAGCTGCAGCAGGCGATCAAGCTCCTGCAGCTTTCCCGGCTGGAGCTGCAGCAGGCGGTCCGGGAGGAGCTGGAGGTCAACCCCGCGCTCGAGGAGTCCGTGGAAGGGGGCCCCGAGGAGGAAGCTCCCGCTCCGGAAGCGTCGGCCCCCCCCGCCCCGGCGGAGGAGGCGCCTCCCGCCGAGAGCTCCGGGCTGATCGACCGGGTCGACTGGGAGTACTACTTCGGCGAAGGGGGGCGCGAAGGGCGCGCGGAAAGGGAACCGGACGACGAAGACGGCCGCCCGTACTACGAAAACGTCCTGACGCAGAAGCCATCCCTGGTGGACCACCTCGAAACGCAGATCCGGCTTTTCGGCCTGCCTCCTTCCGAGGAGGAGGCCGCCTGCTACCTGATCGGGAACATCGACGAGAACGGCTACCTGAAGACGACGGTCGAGGAGGCGGCACAGGCCCTTTCCCTCCCGGTCGAGGAGGTGGAGCGGGCGCTGGCGAGGATCCATACGCTCGACCCCCTGGGCGTGGGCGCCCGGGACCTGCGGGAGTGCCTGCTGATCCAGGCGCGGGAGCGGGGGGAGGATTTCGAGCTTCCCCGACGGATCCTGGAGGAGCACTTCGACCTGTTCTCGAAGGGGGACGTGGCGGGGGTCGCGCGCCGGTTGAAGATCCCGAAGGAAACCGTGAAGGAGGCGTTCCAGAAGCTGGTCTCCCTGTGGCCGAGGCCGGGCCGGGCGTACTCGGGGGACGACACGCAGTACATCACGCCGGACGTCTACGTGATCAAGGTGGAGGACCGCTGGGTCATCTCGCTGAACGAGGACGGGCAGCCGCGCCTGCGGCTCTCCTCCT
Proteins encoded in this region:
- the lptA gene encoding lipopolysaccharide transport periplasmic protein LptA, with protein sequence MAGRWILALLLVAAAAGGALGQDKRALSAQEAGARPIEVTADRLRADGKGDSVTFEGNVVARQGDVTMFSERLFAEYSRQTRSIERIEAEGGVRFVQEGREARAARATLYNMEQRVVFSGGAVLKQGENTIQGETITVYLEENRAEVTGSKEGGRVRAVINPKGIREVPKP
- the lptB gene encoding LPS export ABC transporter ATP-binding protein, giving the protein MTNGTDAQGHPSRRREDRAGKSLSVSDLHKKYRRREVVRGVSLGAAPGEVVGLLGPNGAGKTTIFYMMVGLVRPDSGEVTLNGIGVTELPMHRRARMGLGYLPQEPSVFRKLSVRDNIMVFLEEAALSRGERAERLESLLRDMRIAHVADTMGYALSGGERRRVEIARALVLSPDFLLLDEPFAGIDPISVADLQQVILRLKERGIGVIITDHNVRDTLKVCDRAYIISEGRILLSGTPGEIAASERVREIYLGDGFSL
- the rpoN gene encoding RNA polymerase factor sigma-54 — protein: MALELRQSLKLTQQLVMTPQLQQAIKLLQLSRLELQQAVREELEVNPALEESVEGGPEEEAPAPEASAPPAPAEEAPPAESSGLIDRVDWEYYFGEGGREGRAEREPDDEDGRPYYENVLTQKPSLVDHLETQIRLFGLPPSEEEAACYLIGNIDENGYLKTTVEEAAQALSLPVEEVERALARIHTLDPLGVGARDLRECLLIQARERGEDFELPRRILEEHFDLFSKGDVAGVARRLKIPKETVKEAFQKLVSLWPRPGRAYSGDDTQYITPDVYVIKVEDRWVISLNEDGQPRLRLSSYYRSLLAGGGKELPKEDREFLKQKVNSALWFIKSIEQRKRTIYKVVESIIKLQGDFLEKGPKHLRPLTLRDVAEDIEMHESTVSRVTSGKYVYTPHGIFELKYFFNSGLNRGGGEEDIASKSVKEKIREIIRAEGENKPLSDQELMRLLQEQGIRIARRTVTKYRSQLGLLSSSERRRQF